A genomic segment from Gadus morhua chromosome 4, gadMor3.0, whole genome shotgun sequence encodes:
- the homer1 gene encoding homer protein homolog 1 isoform X3, translated as MGEQPIFSTRAHVFQIDPSTKKNWVPTSKHAVTVSYFYDSTRNVYRIISLEGSKAIINSTITPNMTFTKTSQKFGQWADSRANTVYGLGFPSENHLLKFAEKFAEFKEAARLAKEQSHDKMELTSTPSQESATGELLSPVTPESINGTDDEDGGATPGTPQHTEPRPDPPTPTLPFSHR; from the exons gGAGCAGCCCATCTTCAGCACGCGGGCCCACGTGTTCCAGATCGACCCCAGCACCAAGAAGAACTGGGTGCCCACCAGTAAACACGCTGTCACCGTGTCCTACTTCTACGACAGCACCCGCAATGTCTACCGGATCATCAGCCtggaggggtcaaag GCCAtcatcaacagcaccatcacgCCAAACATGACCTTCACTAAGACATCCCAGAAGTTTGGCCAGTGGGCTGACAGCCGGGCCAACACCGTCTACGGTCTGGGCTTTCCCTCGGAGAATCATCTGCTCAAG TTTGCAGAGAAGTTTGCAGAGTTCAAGGAGGCGGCGCGCCTGGCCAAGGAGCAGTCACATGACAAGATGGAGCTGACCAGCACCCCCTCAcag GAGTCGGCGACGGGGGAGCTCCTGTCCCCTGTGACCCCCGAGAGCATCAACGGTACTGACGACGAGGACGGGGGGGCGACGCCGGggaccccccaacacacagagCCCAGGCCTGATCCCCCGACTCCCACACTGCCCTTCTCCCACAGGTGA